From Microbispora sp. ZYX-F-249, one genomic window encodes:
- a CDS encoding polyprenol monophosphomannose synthase, giving the protein MERTPGRVLVIVPTYNERENLPMITRRLREALPDVHLLVADDNSPDGTGRIADELAETDDHVHVLHRTSKQGLGAAYIAGFRWGLAEGYDVLVEMDADGSHQPEELHKLLDAVTDGADLAIGSRWVPGGKTVNWPFSRELLSRGANTYVRLVLGIPVRDATAGFRAYRAATLEKIGLDDVESQGYCFQVDLTLRTVRQGLRVREMPITFVERTVGSSKMSRRIIIEAFWRVAVWGVTGFADRFRPRR; this is encoded by the coding sequence ATGGAGCGGACCCCAGGGCGGGTGCTCGTGATCGTCCCCACGTACAACGAGCGGGAGAACCTCCCGATGATCACGCGGCGGCTGCGTGAGGCGCTGCCCGACGTCCACCTGCTCGTTGCCGACGACAACAGCCCCGACGGCACCGGCCGGATCGCCGACGAGCTGGCCGAGACCGACGACCACGTCCACGTCCTGCATCGGACGAGCAAGCAGGGGCTCGGCGCCGCCTACATCGCCGGGTTCCGGTGGGGCCTGGCCGAGGGCTACGACGTGCTGGTGGAGATGGACGCCGACGGGTCCCACCAGCCCGAGGAGCTGCACAAGCTGCTCGACGCGGTGACCGACGGCGCCGACCTGGCCATCGGGTCCCGGTGGGTGCCCGGCGGCAAGACCGTGAACTGGCCGTTCTCGCGTGAGCTGCTGTCCCGGGGCGCCAACACCTACGTCCGGCTGGTGCTCGGCATCCCGGTCCGCGACGCCACCGCCGGCTTCCGCGCCTACCGCGCGGCCACGCTGGAGAAGATCGGCCTGGACGACGTCGAGTCCCAGGGCTACTGCTTCCAGGTGGACCTGACGCTGCGCACCGTACGGCAGGGCCTGCGGGTTCGGGAGATGCCGATCACGTTCGTCGAGCGCACCGTGGGCAGCAGCAAGATGAGCCGGAGGATCATCATCGAGGCCTTCTGGCGCGTGGCCGTGTGGGGCGTCACGGGGTTCGCCGACCGGTTTCGCCCGAGGCGATAG
- a CDS encoding FxsA family protein, with translation MVRIGLFLGFLLVPVLEIWFLIRVGSVIGGWETVALLIADSILGAWLVRREGRRAWAALRTAIESGRMPDRELADGALIVAGGALLMTPGFLSDVFGFFMILPFTRPIARRWLSWFLGRRVRSLAARSPYAPLFDGTAGFGGAERSGGPAGAGRGRVVHGEIVDDD, from the coding sequence ATGGTGCGGATCGGGCTGTTCCTCGGGTTCCTCCTGGTTCCCGTCCTGGAGATCTGGTTTCTGATCCGGGTGGGGTCCGTGATCGGCGGGTGGGAGACAGTCGCCCTGCTCATCGCCGACAGCATCCTCGGCGCCTGGCTGGTGCGCCGTGAGGGACGGCGGGCCTGGGCGGCGCTGCGCACGGCCATCGAGTCGGGCCGCATGCCGGACAGGGAACTCGCCGACGGCGCGTTGATCGTCGCCGGCGGCGCCCTCCTGATGACCCCAGGCTTCCTGAGCGACGTGTTCGGGTTCTTCATGATCCTGCCGTTCACCCGGCCGATCGCCCGCCGCTGGCTGTCGTGGTTCCTCGGCCGCCGGGTGCGCTCACTCGCCGCCCGCTCGCCGTACGCGCCGCTCTTCGACGGGACCGCGGGATTCGGCGGGGCGGAGCGCTCTGGTGGGCCCGCCGGGGCCGGCCGTGGCCGCGTGGTGCACGGCGAGATCGTCGACGATGACTGA